The genomic region TGGGTTAGGAGAGGGGGGGCAAACATGCACGTATGCGTGTGCGTGTGagcatgtgtgaatgtgtgtgtatgtgaggagGAGACTGCAGCGGTAATTGCAAAGGAAGAGCCATGTGCACGAAGGACGTTGAAGCTTATTAAAGGAGGAGACAGAGTGATTATTCACTATGGTCCTCTTGAGAGACTGACGCTGAAGTCATTGCTTTTAATTAACTCTGAAACGGTTTTGCGGATTAATAACAATATTAAGAAGGGAATGGAGAGGGGAAGCGCAAACACATCCTGGATCTGGTTCAAGCTTTTTAATTACAATTAAATAGACTGGATGGCACAATAGCACAATAACTATGTCTTTTCTGTCCCCTTTTCTTTCTCCCCCTTCTACTGTGTCTGGTGAATTTGTCTTCATTGTCACTGCTGTGTCTCTCAGGATGTGTCCAAGACAGGTTATAGCAAAGTGTTGATTTACTGGAGAGAGTTTAGGATTGGTTGGAATATTTGGCACACGTGTAAAAGAACAGGCGACGAAGAAGCCAAAAGAGTGTGTGGAGAGGAACTTGGAAAGCGGATGAAATGTACTGTGCTGAAAATAGAtttcttatttgtttgtttactagGAAGCTCACTTTTTTGGTCGAGCTTGAAAAGTATCAAAGTTATGGGGACAGTGTTGGGATTCATGCATTGCAGTCTGGAagtggaagaagaagaggggaaGAAATAACCCATGGATGCTGATGGTAGACACAGCTTGTAAGAACCCCCAGAGTGGGAGGAGCACATGCTGGATGAAACAGCACTGCAGGGCCTGGAAGCCCGCTGCTTCACTAAAGCCAAAAGATGATAAAATACTAGTATTGTCTGCAATTCCCTGGCCTCCCCTGTCCCAGCTCACAGTGTAGCTTTTTGCAGCCTTAATGAGCTGAGGAAAGCACCAGTGTGACTGTCGGAGCTTCAGTTTGACTCTCAGCACTTCATCAATGATGTAGCATAAGTTGGCCCCAACATTtataaccattcacactcatttACACAGTCAAAGGCTCTGGGGCCTTCTCCATCAGCCAAACACAAAACCTAATAAACACCACAGCAAGGGGACAGCGTGTTTATGCATAAGCTGTGCACAGgacagaggaagacagaggaagagacgCACTTTATAAACATTACGCGGGTCTCTGGAGATACACACTGTGTGCATCTAACTTAAGTACCTCCACACCCTCCTCTAGGGAGCACAACGAAGCGGGAACAGAAGGCGTTTTATAGGAACATATGTTCTTCTTCCTCTATTATATATCAATGCTTTTACGCCCACCCAtaaacattactgttgagtGAGACATTATATATAGAAGGCAATTGCTgtaactctcttttttttgctGGGTGTGAACTTGGTGAGGTGAAAGAAATTAACCTCTGGCTGCCTTGGTGAGACTGCAGGTTCACTCCACAGAGCCGATGCCAGCTGTTATTTTATCTCCATCGTGCACATATACACTCATACAATACTGTACTGTAACTGTGTGAGAGCTTTGAGCTTTAATCTAACTCTGTGTTTCTAAATAGATTCTTTTAATTCCACTGGCAAAACATTAATAACTTAAGAAAGTGAAATTATTGTGATGTGACACAGGCTGCTGGGCTGTTATGTGAAATGACAGTTGAAGGACCATATTTAGTGGATTTTAACTAATACTCTTTATTCACCTTATCTCATTGCAGAGCTCTGTGTTTCTGGCTGTAAAGCAAGCTGGTGATGGCGAATCAGAAACAAATAGACTACAAATGATGCATTTCCTGTCCCCTGTAAGTGTGATCTCACTTATACAGTAAGAAAAAATGTCTGTAACCATGTCAGCATATCTCATTACAACACTGTGTGTCTCCATGTGTACAACACATTTTGAGCACAGAGACTATTATGATGGGGAGAAATAAAGTGCAGCAGAGTGTGTGAAGCAGGCAGTTAAAACTGAACAAGTATGACAATGTGTGAGATGCAATGCAGGCAACCTCATAACTTCTGCTTTCTCATGATTTCTCATCAATATAATGCACTTCAGGACAGATGTCAAGTATTTcgaaactatttttttttcttttttgtgttagTTTTGTGGTATCAGATGtgaaagtctttttttaatgtaaggTTGCTTCTTTGCTTCATAACATTAATAAATTTTATGTTTTCATAATACTGTCAACAAACTATATGAAAGAGACGCAGTTGAAGCTTGAgcaaacaaatcaaaacaataTCTGCAATAACTGCAGCGTAACATCCATCTTTTTTACGGCCAAAACGTATTTCCGAGCCACTTTTGAAGATAACGACGGCTGATCGGAAGGCTGCAAACTACACTGGCACACATTAACCAACCTGAGAAGACCCTCCGGGGCGCAAAATAAAATTAGAGCCCTATTAAAATGATGCATCAAAGAAGCCGAGAATAGATCATGTAGACGTTCGAATGCATTTAACGCGACTGCAGATGGGTGCAGCGGTGGACAGACAGCACGATCCGGTGGGCTTGCAAAGACAGGTGTCGTCCAAATATTGTCAGCGAAATTTCTTCGAAATTTCCCCCATCAACTCTTTACGCTTATCCACATGATCTAGAAGTTATATGAGACATTTGTAATAAAAGAAACGCGAAGGTAATTAGGTATACACACTGGCttttttataataatattaaaagaATGACTATGAGCTCAAAATAGAGTATAAACACTCCAAAAAAGCACTTAACaattaatgataaaataaaactaaatgacAGGCGACTACATCAAACATTTCCAACTCCAGCAAATTCTTTTTCATCATCACTTTAAAAGCCCCAGTAGATGCCAACACTCCGGCACAAGCTGCCATTAAATTGCTTTAGATATTAATCTTATTTCAGACAGAAAACGGAACAACGGATCGATTTCCAAATTTTACAGTGTAAAGGCAGAAAGATCGCTGCGCACTCCCTGTTCAGCCCAAACGGCGACCGTCCTTTGGATCGCGGGACGCGGCAATGTCAGGACGCATCATGCAAAGAGGGGACGCGGGTTGCAACCAGTCGACACATCTTTATCTCCAGGCGCGCTGCGTGCCACAGCTGTGCGCTCTGGGCTTTGGAGGCGCACGGCAGATGCGCACGCTTGCTTTACAATGTCACTTTTTATTCACTGGTTTGTGAAAAATCGGTTTCATAcagtgtggatttttttttttaaaagaggaGGCAGCGAGGGAGATGAGGAGAGTGAGCATCAGGGGAGTCAGCTATGCTCACACTGTGGAAAGGAAACTCAGAAAAAAGTTTCAAAGCACTAACCTGGCCATTCTTGCAGAGATCTGCCCACATGCTGGTGCCGTCCCCTCCTCTCATCAGCACATGGTAGATGAAGAAGTATGTGCCCGGTATGCTGCAGATGAACTTGCCCGAAATGCCATCATAGTTGTTGCCTAGGTTGGTGACCACGTCGTCAAACTTGAGGATCTCGTAGCCTTCATGGGGGTTCTTAAGCCCTGCATAGAAGGCCACCCGAGGCACTGTGCTGTAGGTGGCCGTGCTGATAGCTCCATTCCCCCCCAGACCCAAAATCCCAGTCCTTCCCTGATCCCCTCTGTCACCAGGAGGCCCCACAGGTCCTGGTGGCCCCGGTTCTCCCGGTGGTCCGGGTGGTCCGGGCTTGCCTGGCCTGCCAGGCTTCCCTTGTGGGCCTTGCAGTAAGGTGGAGGGTGGAAGCACGTTGCTGTGGTCGCTTAACGCTTCTGCCTCAGCTTGGAGACCGGTGGAGCTGGTGCTGCTGGCCGGAGTGCCCTTGTTTAAGTAGGGGTCGCACACCATACGACAGGTGCCCAGCATCTCATAGTGGCTGGCATCTGTACCCACAGAGCTGACGAGCACGGGGATGAGGACCACCAGCACCAGGACCAGCATAACCCCTACAGCAGCCGCCACCAGGGTCTTCCTCCCGATGCTGAGTCGGGGAAGGGGCTGCGCTGCCAGCGTGGGTCTCCCGGGGGCAGAAATGGTGACTGCTTGGTGTGGGGAGCCTGTCACCGTCGAAAGGGATCCAGAGATCCCGAGAAGACTTGCAAGAGGACCGGCGAGTGTGTGAGGGTGAGACAGAGACCCACATACACTTGATACTCCTCACTGCTCTGCTCAGTCACACTAAAGTAGGCAACcagtcactcacacatacaaaaaGACCCAAGCATACACAGGGAGACATTCAGCCCGTACTTACAAACACAATCTGACTTGTGAGAAGAAGCAAGAAGGATGCAGATCCCAGTGGAATggagtgagagacagagggagcgagacagagagagagagagagagagagagagagagagaaaatgatgaGAGTGGGTGAGTGTGAGAGATACAGAGCAGCCACtggatctgtgtgtgcgtgtgtgtgtgtgtgtgtatgtgtggtgaGTTTGTGGTGCCGGATTCTCAGGCTTGGCTTTTTATACGGCGGTAGCAGCAgagccccccctcccctctgctCCCCCATCGAGTGAGAGGTTGGTGTGGTAAcgtccccttctctctctctctccagctcaCTCAGAGGAAGGACTCTCATCACATTGCATTTCTTTCTAACACTCTCCTGAACCAGCGAGGAACCAGCATGACCCCCCCGACCATCTTACTCCCCCTCTTTCATCCTTCTCTCTTCTTCGCCCCttgctctcctccttctccccaCTTTTGATGCCATTTCTCACTCCCTtgctttctcctctctctcatcaGCATCCAGACTCTAAAAATAAAGATGGAGCTGTGGAAagacaatcttttttttttttcttttcctggaGGTGGGTTCTAGAGATTCATGCATATATGTacacagacacaagacaacACTTAAATCTGCTTTGCCAGGAAATGCTAGCAGCTTCTcactcaaataaaaaaaaggtgctAATTATAAAACTTAATGCCAAGACGGAATTCATGAGCCAACAGCTTGAACTGTATAatgcaaattaaaaatgcaaccACACATGTAGGAGAACtgtttgaaaactttttttaatgatcttATTGGCACATTACATAGGGCCACTAAAGGGTAAAAGCAGCCAATCCATCCTTCTGCAAAGGGCCACCGACATTGACTCTGttctgctgttattttattcCCCTCTTTGCCTTTCCCCCATGTCAATAACCCTGTTTCTCCACCTGAATGCGCTGACACCGTTTCTTATTGGTGTCTTTTTTTAGGTATTGATTTCATGGTTTTTATCAAATCAAGGGTCCTggttgggagaaaaaaaatctatatgcagcagtgatgtcatTTGTTTGACATTTAGAGTGATGAATGGTAAAGTAAGAAAGCAAATGATAAAGTCTGTAGATGGCAAACAAACATAGTCATCATGTGAAATATGTGTTTGCGGAGAGGTTGGTCCTCAGTGTCTCTGGTCCTAATACAGTTCAAAACACAAAATGGACAAATAAATCAAGTTGGATGGAGAGAATATGGCACGTCCATATCAATATGAACCGccaaatggggaaaaaagtgttCATGTCAGCCTCACAGAGGCAACGGTAGAAACAGCAGAGGCGGATTTGCACTGGTATCTCTGGCTTTGAATCACAAAACTGAAGCCAATACAGCTGGTAGCTCAAACACCACACACAATCCAATGAGCAGTTCAAGGTCACAGAGATCTAAATTATCGgtttaaatattcagtctgttaAAATCATGTCTGAAAAGTAACTCTCTGGAGCTGCTTGTTCATAGTGGATTTGAAATTCACTAGAAAACAGTGCACAGtaatgcagtggttagcactgtcgcctcacagcaagaaagcTCCTGGTTTAAACCCGCTGGCTGGCTCGGGCccttttgtgtttgtatgttttccctgtgttagcgtgggttttctgtaggttctccagcttcctcccacagtccaaagaaatACACTTTAGGTtgattggtgactttaaattgcccgtaggtgtgaatatgagcatcaatggttgtctgtctgttgttgttttttttgattAGTGGGCCATAGTGCCTTCGAGGAATAAGagtctactgttttttttactgatcaGTTCCACCTCTCTGTTTAAACTTGTGCTAATCAGTGAAATCAGATGGTGCAGTCATTGGTTTGATAAAAATCTGCAGATTCTTGGCTTTCCACATCACATGGTTGCCTATTCCTGGCTCAGATAGGAGTGTTTGTGCCTGAGCTGGACCGAGCTCTTGTGACGGATTGAGATGGATCAATGAGCAGGATGCCTGACTATTTGTCACCACTACACTTGACGTATCACCAGTTATTTTGCTGCATTTCTCTctcttcatcatcattaaaCTTCAGTAGCAAACTGATGGCATCACCAGTTGGTTGTCTAATTTATCACTGAGCAGAGTCTGTGAGACATACCCAAATAACTGGCACACCAGGTGTGCCTGCAATGCATATttgcctgttttgttttattcctCATAACAGACATGGAGTTTGCCTATATGAGGGAGCACACAAGCCCTAAATTGGTTTTGGGGTTTGTTTAGGGGGCCATTGTTTGTTCTGCACACCTGTCGGCTGTAACTGCCAGTGAGATCACTGTGCCCCAAATCTCTAAATCTCTGAACCACAGAGATCAATGCACACCAGAGAGGACAAACAGAGCGATAGCGATGAAAGAGAGATGAGAAAGATTGGGAGACAAGCAATAGCAAGGCAGAAGGGGGGCAGAAGGTGCAACATGGTGAGGGAGTTAACTGCCGTGACAGCTGAGCTTTATATCAGTGGAgctggtttgttttgtttgatttgttggaGTATATAGGGAGAGAATCCATGAGTATCAGTGACAGTCATGGTAACGCGTTTTAATGGAATTGACA from Epinephelus lanceolatus isolate andai-2023 chromosome 18, ASM4190304v1, whole genome shotgun sequence harbors:
- the c1ql1l2 gene encoding C1q-related factor, which codes for MLVLVLVVLIPVLVSSVGTDASHYEMLGTCRMVCDPYLNKGTPASSTSSTGLQAEAEALSDHSNVLPPSTLLQGPQGKPGRPGKPGPPGPPGEPGPPGPVGPPGDRGDQGRTGILGLGGNGAISTATYSTVPRVAFYAGLKNPHEGYEILKFDDVVTNLGNNYDGISGKFICSIPGTYFFIYHVLMRGGDGTSMWADLCKNGQVRASAIAQDADQNYDYASNSVILHLDAGDEVYIKLDGGKAHGGNNNKYSTFSGFILYAD